The Agrococcus carbonis sequence TGCAGCAGCGCGGCGACGCTCGCGGGGTCGGCGCGCACCTCGTCGGTGAGCAGCGAGCGCTCGAGGCGCACGACCTCGGCCTCGGCCGGCTCGTCGACGAGGAAGTCGAGGCCGTCGAAGAGGTCGACGGTGTCGGTCTGCGAGGTGGGGGCGGTGTCGGTCTCGAGACGCGTGCCGGCTGCGCCGGCGCGCTCCTCGACCTGCGGAGCGGCGGTGTCGGTCTCGTGACGCGTGCCGGCTGCGCCGGCGCGCTCCTCGACCTGCGAGGGGGCGGTGTCGGTCTCGAGACGCGTGCCGGCTGCGCCGGCGCGCTCCTCGACCTGCGAGGGGGCGCCGGCGCGCTCCTCGACCTGCGGGGGAACGGAGGCGCCGGCACCCGCGAACCCGGGCCCCGCATCCGGCACGCGCCCGCGCTGGTAGGCGGCGGCCGCGCCGTTCGCGAGCCGGTCGGCGGCCTCGTTGAGGGGGTGGCCGGCGTGCCCCTTGACCCACTCGAAGGTCACGGTGCCGCCCGCGGCGCGGCGTGCCGTCATGAGCCGGTCGAGCTCTTCGAGCAGCTCGCGGTTCATCACGGGCTTGCCGTCGGCCTTCCGCCAGCCCTTGCGCTTCCAGCCCGGCATCCACTGCGTGATCGCCTTGATGACGTACTGGCTGTCGCACAGCACGTGCAGCTCGTCGACGCCGACGGTCTGCTGCAGCAGGTCGATGACGGCCGAGAGCTCGCCGATGTTGTTCGTGCCCTGCCGCTGCCCGCCGGCGGCCCAGCGGTCCGCGTCGATGTACCAGCCCCAGCCGGTGGGGCCGGGATTGCCGAGGGAGGAGCCGTCTGCAGCTGCGGTGATCACCCGATGATCCTGCCAGCCGCGACGACGGCCGCGCACAGCGGCGGAGCGTAGGCTGGGCGCATGGCAGCCATCAACCTCGGCAAGCCCGAGCCGCTCACGCTCGCGCCCCGCCGCAAGAGCCGGCAGATCCGCGTGGGCAAGGTGCTCGTGGGCGGCGACGCGCCCGTCTCGGTGCAGTCGATGACCACCACGAAGACCACCGACATCAACGCGACGCTGCAGCAGATCGCCGAGCTCACCGCCACCGGCTGCGACATCGTGCGCGTCGCGGTGCCGAGCCAGGACGACGCGGATGTGCTGCACATCATCGCGAAGAAGAGCCAGATCCCGGTCATCGCCGACATCCACTTCCAGCCGAAGTACGTCTTCCAGGCGATCGATGCCGGCTGCGCCGCCGTGCGCGTCAACCCGGGCAACATCCGCAAGTTCGACGACAAGGTCGGCGAGATCGCGAAGGCCGCGAAGGACGCCGGCACGAGCCTGCGCATCGGCGTCAACGCCGGCAGCCTCGACCCCCGCCTGCTCGAGAAGTACGGCAAGGCCACCCCCGAGGCGCTCGTCGAGTCGGCGGTCTGGGAGGCGAGCCTGTTCGAGGAGCACGACTTCCACGACTTCAAGATCTCGGTCAAGCACCACGACCCGGTCGTGATGGTGAAGACCTACCGCATGCTCGCCGAGCGCGGCGACTGGCCCCTGCACCTCGGCGTCACCGAGGCCGGGCCCGCGTTCCAGGGCACGATCAAGTCGGCGACGGCCTTCGGCATCCTGCTCGCCGAGGGCATCGGCGACACGATCCGCGTCTCGCTCTCCGCCCCGCCGGTCGAGGAGATCAAGGTGGGGATGCAGATCCTGCAGTCGCTGGGCCTGCGCGAGAAGAAGCTCGAGATCGTCTCGTGCCCCTCGTGCGGCCGCGCCCAGGTCGACGTGTACACGCTCGCGGAGGACGTCACCGAGGGCCTCAAGGACGTGCAGGTGCCGCTGCGCGTCGCGGTGATGGGATGCGTCGTCAACGGTCCGGGCGAGGCCCGCGAGGCCGACCTCGGGGTCGCCTCGGGCAACGGCAAGGGCCAGATCTTCATCAAGGGCGAGGTCATCAAGACCGTGCCGGAGTCGGAGATCGTCGCGACCCTCATCGAGGAGGCGCGCCGCATCGCCGACGAGCAGGGCCTGCCCGCCGGCGACGCCGAGGTCGTCACGGTCTGACGATGGGCCGCAGGTGACCGCCGCGCCCGCCGTCGACATCCGCGGCGCGCAGCGGCGCACGCTCACGGTGCTCTCGGCCGGGCAGGCGCTCGGCGGGCTCTCGAACGGCGTCGCCCTCGGCGTCGGCGCGCTGCTCGTCGAGCAGGTCACGGGCGACCCCGCGCTCGCGGGGCTCGCGGCGACGATGCTCACGCTCGGCGGCGCGCTGCTCGCCGTGCCGCTGGCTCGGCTCGCGGACCGACGGGGCCGCCGCGTCTCCCTCACGACCGGGGCGCTCATCGCGCTCGCGGGCGCCCTGCTGCTCGCCCTCGGCGGCACGCTCGGCGCCGCGTGGATCGTGCTGCCGGGGTTCTCGGTGCTCGGCGCGAGCACGGCGATCAACCTGCAGTCGCGCTTCGCCGCGACCGACCTCTCCGAGCCCCGCCATCGCGGCCGCGACCTCTCGCTCGTCGTGTGGATGACGACGCTCGGCGTGATCATCGGCCCCAACCTGATCCCGGCGGGGGATGCGCTCGGCACGGCGATGGAACTGCCCCACCTCGTCGGCGCCTACCTCATCTCCGCCGCCGCGCTCGTGGTCGCCGCCACGCTCCTGTGGACAGGGCTGCGGCCCGATCCGCTCTTGACGGCGCGAGGGCTCGTCGAGGCGAGCGACCGCGTCATCCCGGCGCTGCGGCTCCTGCAGCACCCGCGCGCGCTCGCCGCGGTCGTCGCGATCGCGTGCGCGCAGGCGACGATGGTCGGCATCATGGCGCTCACGCCCGTGCACCTCGAGCACGACGGCCACGGGCTCGCGATGATCGGGCTCACGATGAGCGCCCACACCGCGGGCATGTACGCGCTCGCGCCCGTCTTCGGCTGGCTCACCGACCGCATCGGCGCGCGCTGGGTCGCGGTCGGGGGAGCGGCGATGCTCGCGGCGAGCGTCGGCACCGCGCTCGCGCTCGAGTCGCTGCTCGCGCCCGTGCCGCTCGCGCTGCTGGGCCTCGGCTGGAGCGCCGCGACGGTCGCGGGATCCACGATCGTCGCCGGCGCCGTGCCGGCCGACCTCCGACCGGCGCTGCAGGGCCGCAGCGACCTCGTCATGGGGCTCTCGGGCGCCGCTGCCGGCGCGCTCGCTGGTCCCGTGCTCGGCGTCGTCGGCTACGCGGGGCTCAACCTCGCGACGCTGCCGGTCATCGCCGCCGTCGCGGTCGCCGCGATCATCGCCACGCGTCCAGCGGGGGGATCGCGCGAGCCGGTAGCGTGACCGGAGCGCGGGCGCGCCGCCCCGCCGATCGACGCACGACCGACCAGCGAGGCCGACCATGAGGAGCGACGCGTGACCCAAGCAGTGCCCGGCCGGGAGCCGATCACGCCCGAGGAGCTGGAGCGCGCGAAGGGCATCATCCGCGAGATCGAGCAGGCGTTCCAGTCGACCGTCGTCGGCCAGCACCAGCTGCTGCGCTCACTGCTCGTCGCGCTGCTGACCGGCGGCCACGTGCTCATGGAGTCGGTGCCGGGCCTCGCGAAGACGACCGCGGCCGCGACGCTCGCGCGCTCGGTCTCGGCGTCGTTCCACCGCATCCAGTGCACCCCCGACCTGCTGCCGAGCGACATCGTCGGCACGCAGATCTACGACCAGCACTCGGGCGACTTCCGCACCCAGCTCGGGCCCGTGCACGCCAACTTCGTGCTGCTCGACGAGATCAACCGCTCGAGCGCGAAGACGCAGTCGGCGATGCTCGAGGCGATGCAGGAGCGGCAGACGTCCATCGGCGGCGAGACCTACCCGCTGCCGGCGCCGTTCCTCGTGCTCGCGACGCAGAACCCGATCGAGCAGGAGGGCACGTACACGCTGCCCGAGGCGCAGCTCGACCGCTTCCTGCTCAAGGAGATCCTCACCTACCCCTCGCCGACCGAGGAGGCGGAGATCGTGCGCCGCGCCGAGGCGGGCGTCTTCGAGGACGGCCACGACCGGCCCGTCGCGACGCTCGACGACGTGCGCTTCCTCCAGGGGCTCGTCAAGCGCGTCTACGTCGACCAGGCGATCACGAACTACGTCGTGCAGCTCATGTACGTCACGCGCCACGCGGAGGACTACATCGGCGCGCAGCTCGCCGGCTACATCGAGTACGGCGCGAGCCCGCGCGGCTCGCTCTCGTTCGCGCAGGCGTCCCGCGCGCTCGCGCTCGTGCAGGGCCGCGATTGGGTCATCCCCGAGGACATCAAGGATCTGCGGCACGCGGTGCTGCGCCACCGCCTCATCCTCGGCTACGAGGCCGAGGCCGACGGCGTGACGAGCGAGCAGATCATCGACGCCATCTTCGGCGCCGTGCGGACCCCGTAGGCGGCGGGCATGGAGCGGCGGCTGCGCAAGGTGAAGACGACGATGTCGATTCACGCGCACCGTCGCACGCTCGAGCTGCTCGACGGCGAGTACGCGTCGATCCACCACGGCCGCAGCCACGACTTCGACGACCTGCGCGAGTACCAGCCGGGCGACGAGGTGAAGGACATCGACTGGAAGGCGACGGCGCGCAGCCACGTGCCGCTCATCAAGCGCTACATCGCGTCGCGCCAGCACAACCTGCTGCTCGTGGTCGACTCGGGCCGCAACATGGCCGCGACCGCCGAGTCGGGGGAGTCGAAGCGCGAGCTCGCGATCCTCGTCGCCGGCGTGCTCGGCTACCTCGCCACCCGCCACGGCGACCGCGTCGCGCTGCTCATGGGCGACGCGGAGCGCCGCGAGGACATGCCGGAGGGCGGCTCCGAGTCGCACCTCGAGCGCATCCTGCGCCGCGTCGACCACGCGATCGCCGTCGACGGCCCGCGCTCGAGCCTCGTCGACGTGCTCGAGCACGCGGTGCGCCGCATGCGCCGCCGATCGCTCATCGTCGTGATCGCCGACGACCTCGCGTACACGCACGACCTCGACGTGCACCTCGGCCGCCTGCACACCCGCCACGAGGTGCTGTGGGTCTCGATCGGCGACGCCGACCTGATGGCGCGCGCCGGCGACCACCGCGAGCTCGTCGGCGTCGACACCGGGGTCGGCCTTCCCGCGTTCCTCCGGCGCGACCGGGGGCTGCGCCGCGCGTTCGACGCCGAGAGCGCGGCCCGGCGCGAGCGGCTCGAGACCGGCCTGCGCTCGCTCGGCATCGCCTCCGTGCGCGTCGCGTCGTCGGCGACCGCGATCGGCTCGCTCTTCCGCCTGCTCGAGAGGCACCGCCGTGCCCGCCGCTGAGCTCGCGGACGGCCTCGCGCGGCTGCCGGCCCCCGACACCTACGGCCCGTTCGGCTACGGCCCGTGGTGGGTGCTCGGCGCCGCGGCGCTCCTGCTCGTCGCGACGGCCTACGCGCTCGCGTGGGCGTGGACGAGGCCGCGCGGCATCCTCACGCCGCCGCCCCCGCCTGTCGCGCCGATCGACGTGCGCAGCGTCAAGCAGAAGTACCTCGGCATGATCGACGAGGTCGCCGCCGAGCATGCCGCGGGCGAGCTCGAGCCGCGCGCGCTCGCGCAGCGCCTGAGCCTCGTGCTGCGCTTCTTCGCGCACGAGTCCACCGGGGTCGTCGCCGAGGTCATGACGCTCCGCGACCTCGGCGGCGCCGACCTGCCGACCGTCGAGGGCGCCGTCGCGCAGTACTACCCGGCGTCGTTCCGACGCGCGGCGAAGCACGACCCGGATGCGGCGATCGCCGCCGCACGGCAGGTGGTGGCGACGTGGATGTGACGCTGCTGTGGCCGTGGGTCGTGGCCGCCGCGGCCGTCGTCGCCGTCGCGCTCGCCGCCCTGGGCCTCGTCCTGCCGCGCCGCCGCCGCGATCGTGGTCTGCCGGTCGCGCACGTCGACCGCATGACGGGGCTCGCGGTCTTCCGCGGGGCGCTGCTGCGCTACCGGGCGTGGATCGCCGGCGCGCTCGTCGCGGCGCTCGCCGGCGCGATCGTCGCCGGTGTGATCGGCTCGCGCCCCTCGGGGGTGCACGCCAACCAGGAGGACGACTACAAGCGCGACATCGTGCTGTGCCTCGACGTCTCGGGCTCGATGGTCGACGTCGACGCCGAGATCCTGGGCGTCTACCAGCAGATCGCGAGCGAGCTCGACGGCGAGCGCATCGGCATGCGCGTGTGGGACGCCTCGAGCGTCATGGCCTTCCCGCTCACGAGCGACTACGACTACATCGCCGGGCAGCTGGGCCGCTACCAGCGGGCCCTCAACGGCCAGCTCGGCCCCGACGAGCAGTTCAACTACCTCGCCGGCACCACCAACGGCCTCGGCGCATCGCTCGTCGGCGACGGCCTCGCCTCGTGCGTGCTCGACTTCGCCGACCTCGAGGCGAGCGAGCGGCCGCGCTCGATCATCCTCGCGACCGACAACATGGTGAACGGCCAGCAGATCTTCTCCCTCCCGCAGGCCGGCCAGCTCGCGGTCGACCACGAGGTGCGCGTCTACGCCATCAACCCCTTCGACTGGGGCGGCGACCCGGCTTCGAACGAGCTGCGCGAGGTCTCCGAGGGCACCGGCGGCGCCTACTTCCCGCTCGACTTCGCCCAGACGGTGCCGCAGATCGTCGACCGGATCAACGCGATCGAGGCCGGCTACATCGAGACCCCGCCGCAGATCCAGCTCGTCGACCGGCCCGGCGCGATGCCGCTCGTCGTGCTCGTGCTCACCGCCATCGTGTGCGCGATCGCCTGGAGGGTGCGCCTGTGATCACGTTCCACCCCACCCTCCCGATCGTCGTCGTCGCGATCGGCGCGCTCGCCGTGGGCCTGTGCGCGTGGCAGCTCGCGGTCGCGCGCGGCCGCCGGCTCGCGTGGCTGCGCCGCACCCTGCTCGTGCTGCTCGCGGTCGCGATGGCGTTCCGGCCGGCGGTGCCCGGCGGCGAGGTGCCGACCGCGTCGATCCAGGCGCGCGTGTTCGTGCTCGTCGACACGTCGCAGTCGATCGCCGCCGAGGACTGGGGCGGCGAGCCGCGGCTCACCGGGATGCAGGAGGACGTCGTCGAGATCGCGCGCGCCTTCGCCGGCGCCGACATCTCGGTCATCTCCTTCGACTCGCAGGCGAGCCTGCGCGTGCCGCTCACCGACGACGGCTCGGCGGTGATCGAGATGGTGCGCGCGATGCGGCCGGAGATCGCGCAGCAGTCCCGCGGCACCTCGATCGCGATCGCCCACGACCTGCTCCGCACCGAGCTCGAGCGCAGCGCCGCCGAGGATCCCGCGAGCCCCGCGGTGGTGTTCTACCTCGGCGACGGCGAGCACACCGCCGACGGCGAGCCCGCATCCTTCTCCGACGTCGCGGGCCTCGTCGACCGCGGGCTCGTGCTCGGCTACGGCACCGCCGAGGGCGGGCGGATGCGGGTGTCGAGCTTCGACGCGGGCGCCGCGGAGCAGTACGTGCAGGATCCCGCGGGCGGCGACGCCGTCAGCCGCATCGACGAGGGCCGGCTGCGCGGCATCGCCGATCAGCTCGGCATCACCTACCTCCACCGCTCGCCCGCGCTGCCGATCACGGATGCGCTCGGCCCGATGGCCGCGCTCGACGGCGAGGCGGACCTCGACCGCACCGAGGAGGCGCGGCTCGAGGTCGCGTGGGCGCTCGGCATCCCGATCGCCCTCCTGCTCGCGTGGGAGGGCTTCAGCCTCGCGCGCTCCTTGCGGACGACGCGCGGCATCCTGCCGAAGGACGCCGCATGAGCCGGGCCCGGCGCATCCGCCGCGTCATGACCGACGACCGCCGCCGGGTGCTGCGCTGGTGGCTGCTGCTCGGGCTCATCCCGTTCGCGCTCGCGGCCATCGTGCTCGCGACGAAGCTCATCGGCGTGAACGTGCTCGCGCAGACCGCCGCCGACCGCTTCGACGGCC is a genomic window containing:
- a CDS encoding ribonuclease HI family protein, whose product is MITAAADGSSLGNPGPTGWGWYIDADRWAAGGQRQGTNNIGELSAVIDLLQQTVGVDELHVLCDSQYVIKAITQWMPGWKRKGWRKADGKPVMNRELLEELDRLMTARRAAGGTVTFEWVKGHAGHPLNEAADRLANGAAAAYQRGRVPDAGPGFAGAGASVPPQVEERAGAPSQVEERAGAAGTRLETDTAPSQVEERAGAAGTRHETDTAAPQVEERAGAAGTRLETDTAPTSQTDTVDLFDGLDFLVDEPAEAEVVRLERSLLTDEVRADPASVAALLHPEWEEIGASGRRWSRDELLAEIAPLPSPVELELLATHEVAPDAQLVVWRSVGEAPALRSSLWVRSGGRWRQRFHQGTPER
- the ispG gene encoding flavodoxin-dependent (E)-4-hydroxy-3-methylbut-2-enyl-diphosphate synthase; translated protein: MAAINLGKPEPLTLAPRRKSRQIRVGKVLVGGDAPVSVQSMTTTKTTDINATLQQIAELTATGCDIVRVAVPSQDDADVLHIIAKKSQIPVIADIHFQPKYVFQAIDAGCAAVRVNPGNIRKFDDKVGEIAKAAKDAGTSLRIGVNAGSLDPRLLEKYGKATPEALVESAVWEASLFEEHDFHDFKISVKHHDPVVMVKTYRMLAERGDWPLHLGVTEAGPAFQGTIKSATAFGILLAEGIGDTIRVSLSAPPVEEIKVGMQILQSLGLREKKLEIVSCPSCGRAQVDVYTLAEDVTEGLKDVQVPLRVAVMGCVVNGPGEAREADLGVASGNGKGQIFIKGEVIKTVPESEIVATLIEEARRIADEQGLPAGDAEVVTV
- a CDS encoding MFS transporter; translated protein: MTAAPAVDIRGAQRRTLTVLSAGQALGGLSNGVALGVGALLVEQVTGDPALAGLAATMLTLGGALLAVPLARLADRRGRRVSLTTGALIALAGALLLALGGTLGAAWIVLPGFSVLGASTAINLQSRFAATDLSEPRHRGRDLSLVVWMTTLGVIIGPNLIPAGDALGTAMELPHLVGAYLISAAALVVAATLLWTGLRPDPLLTARGLVEASDRVIPALRLLQHPRALAAVVAIACAQATMVGIMALTPVHLEHDGHGLAMIGLTMSAHTAGMYALAPVFGWLTDRIGARWVAVGGAAMLAASVGTALALESLLAPVPLALLGLGWSAATVAGSTIVAGAVPADLRPALQGRSDLVMGLSGAAAGALAGPVLGVVGYAGLNLATLPVIAAVAVAAIIATRPAGGSREPVA
- a CDS encoding AAA family ATPase, with the translated sequence MTQAVPGREPITPEELERAKGIIREIEQAFQSTVVGQHQLLRSLLVALLTGGHVLMESVPGLAKTTAAATLARSVSASFHRIQCTPDLLPSDIVGTQIYDQHSGDFRTQLGPVHANFVLLDEINRSSAKTQSAMLEAMQERQTSIGGETYPLPAPFLVLATQNPIEQEGTYTLPEAQLDRFLLKEILTYPSPTEEAEIVRRAEAGVFEDGHDRPVATLDDVRFLQGLVKRVYVDQAITNYVVQLMYVTRHAEDYIGAQLAGYIEYGASPRGSLSFAQASRALALVQGRDWVIPEDIKDLRHAVLRHRLILGYEAEADGVTSEQIIDAIFGAVRTP
- a CDS encoding DUF58 domain-containing protein, with product MERRLRKVKTTMSIHAHRRTLELLDGEYASIHHGRSHDFDDLREYQPGDEVKDIDWKATARSHVPLIKRYIASRQHNLLLVVDSGRNMAATAESGESKRELAILVAGVLGYLATRHGDRVALLMGDAERREDMPEGGSESHLERILRRVDHAIAVDGPRSSLVDVLEHAVRRMRRRSLIVVIADDLAYTHDLDVHLGRLHTRHEVLWVSIGDADLMARAGDHRELVGVDTGVGLPAFLRRDRGLRRAFDAESAARRERLETGLRSLGIASVRVASSATAIGSLFRLLERHRRARR
- a CDS encoding VWA domain-containing protein — its product is MDVTLLWPWVVAAAAVVAVALAALGLVLPRRRRDRGLPVAHVDRMTGLAVFRGALLRYRAWIAGALVAALAGAIVAGVIGSRPSGVHANQEDDYKRDIVLCLDVSGSMVDVDAEILGVYQQIASELDGERIGMRVWDASSVMAFPLTSDYDYIAGQLGRYQRALNGQLGPDEQFNYLAGTTNGLGASLVGDGLASCVLDFADLEASERPRSIILATDNMVNGQQIFSLPQAGQLAVDHEVRVYAINPFDWGGDPASNELREVSEGTGGAYFPLDFAQTVPQIVDRINAIEAGYIETPPQIQLVDRPGAMPLVVLVLTAIVCAIAWRVRL
- a CDS encoding vWA domain-containing protein; translation: MITFHPTLPIVVVAIGALAVGLCAWQLAVARGRRLAWLRRTLLVLLAVAMAFRPAVPGGEVPTASIQARVFVLVDTSQSIAAEDWGGEPRLTGMQEDVVEIARAFAGADISVISFDSQASLRVPLTDDGSAVIEMVRAMRPEIAQQSRGTSIAIAHDLLRTELERSAAEDPASPAVVFYLGDGEHTADGEPASFSDVAGLVDRGLVLGYGTAEGGRMRVSSFDAGAAEQYVQDPAGGDAVSRIDEGRLRGIADQLGITYLHRSPALPITDALGPMAALDGEADLDRTEEARLEVAWALGIPIALLLAWEGFSLARSLRTTRGILPKDAA